The following proteins come from a genomic window of Litorilinea aerophila:
- a CDS encoding CsbD family protein: MNRTMNAKIRQARGVLRQQLGRLTDDQVAQLQGTVEAFIGQLQEKYGYTRSEASEMARDLFEQYAHSLKESVRDHLPEIEIHPSRAQRRRRRATWIRRTLTVLGVAVAALFVVRQFQGNGQSQES, from the coding sequence ATGAACCGCACCATGAACGCCAAAATTCGACAGGCGCGGGGTGTCTTGCGCCAGCAGTTGGGCCGCCTCACGGACGACCAGGTCGCCCAACTTCAAGGGACGGTGGAGGCCTTCATCGGCCAACTGCAGGAGAAATACGGCTATACCCGGTCCGAGGCCAGTGAGATGGCCCGGGATCTCTTCGAGCAGTACGCCCACTCCCTCAAAGAGTCGGTACGGGACCACCTGCCCGAGATCGAGATTCACCCGTCCCGGGCCCAACGGCGCCGTCGCCGGGCCACGTGGATTCGCCGGACCCTGACGGTCCTGGGCGTGGCTGTGGCCGCCCTCTTTGTCGTGCGACAGTTCCAGGGCAACGGCCAATCCCAGGAGAGCTGA
- a CDS encoding DUF2188 domain-containing protein, with translation MPWSENDYPSSMKNLPKRVRNKAIEIANALLEEGYEEGRAIAIAISQAREWAENHPAGEKSDK, from the coding sequence ATGCCCTGGAGTGAAAACGACTATCCCAGCTCTATGAAGAATCTCCCCAAACGGGTGCGCAACAAGGCCATCGAAATCGCCAATGCCCTGCTGGAAGAGGGCTACGAGGAAGGACGGGCCATCGCCATTGCCATCTCCCAGGCCCGGGAATGGGCCGAAAATCACCCGGCTGGGGAAAAGAGCGACAAGTAA
- a CDS encoding carbohydrate ABC transporter permease, which produces MSTTLSRPSSGPPSGAPHRGTWRTRRWVLGNYLFILPFMLLFCTFTLAPILYSFYMSLHDWKMLAPERPFTGLRNFQLLLRDDIWWIALRNSLYFAFLTAIINTFFALVVAIGANQPIRGRDFFRFIYYAPVILSVSAMGIIMSWMMNTQFGVINYFLVWFGLPPVKWLADTRLVIPSLSLATVWWGFGFPMLIYIAGLQGIPAHLYEAARIDGASGWRLTWHITLPLMRPTIFFVAVTQLIAHFQVFGQPYIMTGGGPGRASFTTIMYLYQTAWRFFRMGYGTTIAIGLALVILFFTLLQFRFFGRQSIVEY; this is translated from the coding sequence ATGTCAACCACCCTTTCCCGGCCATCATCCGGCCCGCCATCCGGAGCTCCCCATCGAGGCACCTGGCGCACCCGCCGCTGGGTGTTGGGCAACTACCTGTTCATTCTGCCCTTCATGCTCCTTTTTTGTACTTTTACCCTGGCGCCCATCCTGTATAGCTTTTATATGAGCCTGCACGACTGGAAGATGTTGGCGCCAGAGCGTCCCTTTACAGGCCTGCGCAACTTCCAGCTGCTTTTGCGGGACGACATCTGGTGGATCGCCCTGCGCAACAGCCTGTACTTTGCCTTCCTGACGGCCATCATCAACACCTTCTTTGCCCTGGTGGTGGCCATCGGCGCCAACCAGCCCATCCGCGGGCGGGACTTTTTCCGCTTCATCTACTACGCGCCGGTGATCCTGTCGGTCTCGGCCATGGGCATCATCATGAGCTGGATGATGAATACCCAGTTTGGCGTGATCAACTACTTCCTGGTCTGGTTTGGGCTGCCGCCGGTGAAGTGGCTGGCCGATACCCGGCTGGTCATTCCGTCCCTGAGCCTGGCCACCGTCTGGTGGGGCTTTGGCTTTCCCATGCTCATCTACATCGCCGGGCTGCAGGGCATCCCGGCCCACCTCTACGAGGCGGCCCGCATCGACGGCGCCAGTGGCTGGCGCCTGACCTGGCACATCACCCTCCCCCTGATGCGGCCCACCATCTTCTTCGTGGCGGTCACCCAGCTGATCGCCCACTTCCAGGTCTTCGGCCAGCCCTACATCATGACCGGCGGTGGCCCGGGCCGGGCTTCCTTCACCACCATCATGTACCTCTACCAGACGGCCTGGCGCTTTTTCCGCATGGGCTATGGCACCACCATCGCCAT
- a CDS encoding CsbD family protein, whose amino-acid sequence MNSDILKGKWTQIKGHIREKWGELTDDELDQIQGEREQLVGKLQEKYGWKREEAEREVDYYLDALMRQIGV is encoded by the coding sequence ATGAACAGCGATATTCTGAAGGGGAAGTGGACCCAGATCAAAGGCCACATCCGTGAGAAGTGGGGTGAGCTGACCGACGACGAACTGGATCAAATCCAGGGAGAACGGGAACAGCTGGTCGGCAAGCTCCAGGAGAAGTACGGCTGGAAGCGGGAAGAGGCCGAGCGCGAGGTGGATTACTACCTGGACGCGCTCATGCGCCAGATCGGCGTGTAG
- a CDS encoding response regulator has product MYTPKPIALLIAEDDPDDRLLTREALAESRLINDIYFVEDGQELLEFLFRRGRYADQDVPRPGLILLDLNMPRLDGREALREIKQDPCLRRIPVVVLTTSKAEEDIVSTYDLGVNSFIVKPVTFEALIEVMQTLSRYWFEIVELPNGAARGSDAPASETPCR; this is encoded by the coding sequence ATGTACACCCCCAAACCCATTGCCCTGCTGATCGCCGAGGACGACCCGGACGATCGCCTGCTGACTCGAGAAGCCCTGGCGGAAAGCCGGCTCATCAACGACATCTATTTTGTGGAAGACGGCCAGGAACTGCTGGAATTCCTCTTCCGCCGGGGCCGCTATGCCGATCAGGATGTGCCCCGGCCAGGACTGATCCTGCTGGACCTGAACATGCCGCGCCTGGACGGACGGGAAGCCCTGCGGGAGATCAAGCAGGACCCTTGCCTGCGCCGCATTCCCGTGGTGGTCCTGACCACCTCCAAGGCCGAGGAGGACATCGTCTCCACCTACGACCTGGGGGTGAACTCCTTCATCGTCAAGCCGGTTACCTTCGAGGCCCTCATCGAAGTGATGCAGACCCTGAGCCGCTACTGGTTCGAAATTGTGGAGCTGCCCAACGGCGCGGCCCGGGGCTCCGATGCGCCGGCCAGCGAAACACCCTGCCGGTGA
- a CDS encoding AI-2E family transporter has product MKQRTQTPVVYIAPLTFVQAVLILLGGLVLAYGAYRLLELWLVLFAAIVFASAIRPFVVALTERGIHCTAAILLVYIVILVAFGGLLAVALPPLLSFSLQLLEREFLTQQLTTAVTELRFTLYRWGQLHTILPFIRISPELLDSLASTQAQVEEQAWPMTWQMFKVLGQIGLILVLAFYWLVARDETLRLLLTLSPFPARETVHTVWNSIEDRLGAYLRGQLFLMGIIGGATFLMLLALGVPNPLALAVIAGLFEAVPMVGPILGAVPAVLAALQISPATALAVVVGFVILQALESNLLVPRVMSSNVGLNPLWVMVALIGGSMLNGLVGALLAVPVAGAAQVILQHMWLTNTSPLSIQSRRKTEEARTPEPTLDCDEENTPEPTLLVARE; this is encoded by the coding sequence ATGAAGCAACGAACCCAGACACCGGTCGTCTACATTGCCCCCCTGACCTTCGTCCAGGCTGTCCTGATCCTGCTGGGAGGGCTGGTCCTGGCTTATGGCGCCTACCGCCTCCTGGAATTGTGGCTGGTGCTCTTCGCCGCCATCGTCTTCGCCTCGGCCATCCGCCCCTTTGTGGTCGCCCTGACGGAACGGGGTATCCACTGTACGGCAGCCATTTTGCTGGTCTACATCGTCATTCTGGTCGCCTTCGGTGGGCTGCTGGCGGTGGCCCTGCCCCCGCTGCTGAGCTTTAGCCTCCAACTGCTGGAGCGGGAATTTCTCACCCAACAGCTCACCACGGCGGTGACAGAGCTGCGTTTCACCCTCTATCGCTGGGGCCAGCTCCATACCATCCTCCCCTTCATCCGCATCTCCCCCGAGCTCTTGGACAGCCTGGCCTCGACCCAGGCCCAGGTGGAGGAGCAGGCCTGGCCCATGACCTGGCAGATGTTCAAGGTGTTGGGGCAGATAGGCCTGATCCTGGTGCTGGCTTTCTACTGGCTGGTGGCCCGGGACGAAACCCTCCGCCTGTTGCTCACCCTCTCCCCCTTTCCCGCCCGGGAGACGGTCCACACCGTTTGGAACTCCATCGAAGATCGCCTGGGCGCCTATCTACGCGGGCAGCTCTTCCTGATGGGCATCATAGGGGGCGCCACCTTCCTCATGTTGTTGGCCCTGGGCGTCCCCAACCCCCTGGCCCTGGCCGTCATCGCCGGGCTCTTCGAAGCAGTGCCCATGGTGGGTCCGATCCTGGGGGCAGTACCGGCTGTGCTGGCTGCGCTGCAGATCTCCCCGGCCACCGCCCTGGCCGTCGTGGTGGGCTTCGTCATCTTGCAGGCTCTGGAGAGCAACCTGCTGGTCCCCCGGGTGATGTCCTCCAACGTGGGGCTGAACCCCCTGTGGGTGATGGTGGCCCTGATTGGCGGCAGCATGCTCAACGGGCTGGTGGGCGCGCTGCTGGCAGTGCCCGTGGCCGGCGCAGCCCAGGTGATCCTGCAGCACATGTGGCTCACCAATACTTCCCCTCTGTCTATTCAGTCCAGGCGCAAGACCGAAGAGGCTCGCACGCCGGAGCCTACGCTGGATTGCGACGAGGAGAACACCCCAGAGCCCACCCTGCTGGTGGCCCGGGAATAG
- a CDS encoding hybrid sensor histidine kinase/response regulator, which yields MMDAMMDGKEQTQVIPPGRELETDQPVHILLVEDDEDDFVLIQDYLRDFRWARPVLEWVDNYGAALECIWENRHDVYLIDYYLGDHTGLELLQAAWEDGSRGPFIMLTGQGARDVDLAAMAAGAVDYLTKANLEPENLERAIRYAVHRRRVEQELAELQRRLLDSREEERAALARELHDGPLQLLLGAHMHLGVLRSQLTGEQRDHLESILHTLQEVSDSLRQLTGELRPPALSSFGLDKAIRSYIQSFQRRHPHIQVTLRLANENRPLAHETRIALYRIFQNALSNVAQHAEADQVQVDLSFRQNRVRLRIEDNGRGFQLPSSWLQLARHGHYGLVGSVERAEAIGGRLMVRSAPGQGTAVLVVAPLSPAPGSAGSESDNKRESQ from the coding sequence ATGATGGACGCCATGATGGACGGGAAAGAACAGACCCAGGTGATCCCCCCAGGCCGGGAACTGGAGACCGATCAACCGGTCCACATCCTGCTGGTGGAGGACGACGAAGATGACTTCGTGCTGATCCAGGACTACCTGCGGGACTTTCGCTGGGCCAGGCCGGTGCTGGAATGGGTGGACAACTATGGCGCTGCGCTGGAATGCATCTGGGAAAATCGTCACGATGTCTACCTGATTGACTATTATCTGGGCGACCACACGGGGCTGGAGCTGCTGCAGGCAGCCTGGGAAGATGGCAGCCGGGGACCCTTCATCATGCTCACCGGCCAGGGTGCCCGGGACGTGGACCTGGCGGCCATGGCCGCGGGTGCGGTGGATTACCTCACCAAGGCCAACCTGGAGCCCGAGAACCTGGAGCGGGCCATCCGCTACGCCGTCCACCGCCGCCGGGTGGAACAAGAGCTGGCCGAGCTGCAGCGGCGCCTGCTGGACAGCCGGGAGGAGGAGCGGGCGGCCCTGGCCCGGGAACTTCACGACGGCCCCCTGCAGCTCCTGCTGGGCGCACACATGCACCTGGGTGTGCTGCGCAGCCAGCTGACCGGTGAACAGCGCGACCACCTGGAAAGCATCCTCCACACCCTGCAGGAGGTGAGCGATTCCCTGCGCCAGCTTACCGGCGAATTGCGGCCGCCGGCCCTCTCCTCCTTTGGGCTGGACAAGGCCATCCGCTCCTACATTCAATCCTTCCAGCGGCGTCACCCCCACATCCAGGTGACCTTGCGGCTGGCCAACGAAAACCGCCCGCTGGCCCACGAGACCCGCATCGCCCTCTACCGCATTTTCCAGAACGCCCTCAGCAACGTGGCCCAACATGCAGAGGCCGATCAGGTTCAGGTCGACCTATCCTTCCGCCAGAATCGGGTGCGCCTGCGGATCGAAGACAACGGCCGGGGCTTCCAGCTGCCCAGTTCCTGGTTGCAACTGGCCCGCCATGGCCACTATGGGTTGGTGGGTTCGGTGGAACGGGCCGAGGCCATCGGCGGTCGGCTGATGGTGCGCTCCGCGCCGGGCCAGGGGACCGCGGTGCTGGTGGTGGCCCCGCTCTCCCCAGCACCGGGATCAGCCGGATCCGAAAGCGATAACAAACGGGAAAGCCAGTGA
- a CDS encoding HdeD family acid-resistance protein has protein sequence MLGTLKRHWWLLVLRGLAAVLFGVLAFIWPNLALASLVLLFGAYALVDGVLTLIAAFRRTDTDRHWWVLLLEGVVGILAGVAAFVWPGLTALALLYLIAAWAIITGIFEIIAAIRLREEIEGEFWLGLGGLLSLIFGILLVLMPGPGALAVVWLIAGYAIVFGVLLVILGFRVRQAPTIDRVNPVTS, from the coding sequence ATGCTTGGCACTTTGAAACGCCACTGGTGGCTATTGGTCCTGCGGGGCCTTGCGGCGGTTCTCTTTGGGGTGCTGGCCTTCATCTGGCCCAACCTGGCCCTGGCCAGCCTGGTTCTACTCTTCGGGGCCTACGCCCTGGTGGACGGTGTGCTCACCCTCATCGCGGCCTTCCGCCGCACCGACACGGACCGCCACTGGTGGGTGCTGCTCCTGGAGGGGGTGGTGGGCATCCTGGCCGGTGTGGCCGCCTTCGTCTGGCCGGGCCTCACCGCGCTGGCCCTGCTCTACCTGATCGCGGCGTGGGCCATCATCACCGGCATCTTTGAGATCATTGCGGCCATCCGCCTGCGAGAAGAGATCGAAGGCGAGTTCTGGTTGGGCCTGGGCGGCCTGCTCTCCCTCATCTTCGGCATCCTGCTGGTACTGATGCCGGGGCCAGGCGCCCTGGCGGTGGTCTGGCTGATTGCCGGCTACGCCATCGTCTTCGGCGTGCTCCTGGTGATCCTGGGCTTCCGGGTTCGCCAGGCGCCCACCATCGATCGGGTCAACCCGGTCACCTCATAG
- a CDS encoding M48 family metallopeptidase produces the protein MRRPLSFPGRSGRSAVRRRGSSLGGRLLIAIILVLFSLGAYYFGTQEVYNPVTEETQRVSLTVDQEIQLGLQAAPQMARQFGGLHPNSQWQSVVDEVGQHLVANSVAADTPYRFEFHVLADEQTVNAFALPGGQIFITAALLQALETEGQLAGVLAHEIGHVVGRHAAEQMAKARLMEGLAGAAGVVLTDPENPDSAQAAQLAAVVAQLVNMRHSREDELESDRLGVRIMADAGYDPRALIRVMEILAEASGGRGGPEFFSTHPNPDNRIAQIEAAIAREFPNGLPADLTP, from the coding sequence ATGCGCAGGCCCCTCTCATTTCCAGGTCGAAGCGGCCGCTCCGCTGTTCGTCGCCGGGGTTCTTCCCTGGGTGGCCGCCTCCTCATCGCCATCATTTTGGTCCTCTTTTCCCTGGGCGCCTACTACTTCGGCACCCAGGAAGTCTACAACCCGGTTACCGAAGAAACCCAACGGGTGAGCCTGACCGTGGATCAGGAGATCCAGCTCGGCCTCCAGGCAGCGCCCCAGATGGCCCGTCAGTTCGGCGGGTTGCATCCCAACAGCCAGTGGCAAAGCGTGGTGGACGAGGTGGGTCAGCATCTGGTGGCCAACTCGGTGGCGGCGGACACGCCCTATCGCTTCGAGTTCCACGTGCTGGCCGACGAGCAGACGGTCAATGCCTTCGCCCTGCCCGGCGGGCAGATCTTCATCACCGCGGCCCTCCTCCAGGCCCTGGAGACGGAAGGCCAACTGGCCGGCGTGCTGGCCCACGAGATTGGCCACGTGGTTGGCCGACATGCCGCCGAACAGATGGCCAAGGCCCGGCTCATGGAGGGCCTGGCCGGCGCAGCAGGGGTGGTCCTGACCGATCCCGAGAACCCCGACAGTGCCCAGGCCGCCCAGCTGGCTGCCGTGGTGGCCCAACTGGTCAACATGCGGCACAGCCGGGAAGATGAGCTGGAGTCGGATCGGCTGGGCGTGCGCATCATGGCCGACGCGGGCTACGATCCCCGGGCCCTGATCCGGGTGATGGAAATCCTGGCCGAAGCCTCTGGCGGCAGGGGTGGCCCGGAATTCTTCAGCACCCACCCCAACCCGGACAACCGCATCGCCCAAATTGAAGCCGCCATCGCTCGAGAATTCCCCAACGGACTCCCGGCCGATCTCACCCCCTGA
- a CDS encoding Dps family protein: MATKTKERLQSTDVVKAMGMETDQAKGVVQILSRVLADIQVLYVKTLNYHWNIVGPAFYSIHELLEEQYNALKQAGDQVAERIRMYGQPVIGSMKAFQAHATLQEKTEVQLLEIDSIQELADDHEAVVAALRQDITTCSEEYEDEGAADLLTALLQEHQKMAWMLRSIARS, from the coding sequence ATGGCAACCAAAACCAAAGAGCGCTTGCAGAGTACAGATGTGGTGAAAGCCATGGGCATGGAGACGGATCAGGCCAAAGGTGTGGTCCAGATTTTGAGCCGGGTGCTGGCCGACATCCAGGTCCTGTACGTCAAGACCTTGAACTACCACTGGAACATTGTCGGCCCCGCCTTTTACAGCATCCACGAACTGCTGGAGGAACAGTACAACGCCCTCAAGCAGGCCGGGGACCAGGTGGCCGAGCGCATCCGCATGTATGGCCAGCCGGTCATCGGCAGCATGAAGGCCTTTCAGGCCCATGCCACCCTGCAGGAGAAGACCGAGGTCCAGCTCCTGGAGATCGACAGCATCCAGGAACTGGCCGACGACCACGAGGCCGTGGTTGCAGCCCTGCGCCAGGACATCACCACCTGCAGCGAGGAATACGAGGACGAGGGCGCCGCGGATCTGCTGACCGCCCTGCTCCAGGAGCACCAGAAGATGGCCTGGATGCTGCGCTCCATCGCCCGCTCATAA
- a CDS encoding response regulator, producing MTAEGKTISVVLIDDHPVVRSGIRMLLEQAPEIRIVGEAERGDRGLELIERLRPDVVLLDMEMPGRSGPEVMRLIQERGLPVKVLALSAYDDSEYIRSLLAMGAYGYLTKDEALDTIVDAVRGVAEGQEGWLSRRAAAQLTSMARTESNRGHDPIELTEREEEVLRCLAKGWSNDQIAEALYITERTVRYHLTNIYQKLHVSTRGEAIAWALREWDELEE from the coding sequence ATGACGGCTGAAGGCAAGACCATCTCTGTGGTCCTCATCGACGATCACCCGGTAGTGCGCTCCGGCATCCGCATGTTGCTGGAACAGGCACCGGAGATCCGCATCGTGGGCGAGGCCGAGCGAGGCGACCGGGGCCTGGAGTTGATCGAACGCCTGCGCCCGGACGTGGTCCTGTTGGACATGGAGATGCCCGGGCGCAGCGGCCCCGAAGTGATGCGCCTGATCCAGGAGCGGGGTCTGCCGGTCAAGGTGTTGGCCCTCAGCGCCTACGACGACTCGGAATACATCCGCAGCCTGCTGGCCATGGGTGCCTATGGCTACCTGACCAAGGACGAAGCCCTGGACACCATCGTGGACGCGGTGCGGGGCGTGGCCGAGGGCCAGGAAGGCTGGCTCAGCCGGCGGGCCGCCGCCCAGCTCACCTCCATGGCCCGAACCGAAAGCAATCGCGGCCACGACCCCATCGAGTTGACCGAGCGGGAAGAAGAAGTGCTGCGATGCCTGGCCAAAGGATGGTCCAACGACCAGATCGCCGAAGCGTTGTACATCACCGAGCGCACTGTCCGCTACCACCTCACCAACATCTACCAGAAACTCCACGTCTCTACCCGGGGCGAGGCCATTGCCTGGGCCCTCCGGGAATGGGACGAACTGGAGGAATGA
- a CDS encoding DUF305 domain-containing protein: MNDSYKKLTLALAINGVVMFFLTYALIAQLDHFYVNINRVYMALMMVAPMVVVMVLVMRSMYPNKALNYALVAGSALAFVLIFSLARMQVPVGNEQFLRSMIPHHSSAILMCEQSTITDPEIVSLCEQIVEAQREEIAQMKQILTRY; this comes from the coding sequence ATGAATGACAGCTACAAAAAGTTGACCCTGGCGTTGGCCATCAATGGCGTGGTGATGTTCTTCCTGACCTACGCGCTTATCGCCCAGTTGGACCACTTCTACGTCAACATCAATCGGGTGTACATGGCGCTGATGATGGTCGCGCCCATGGTTGTGGTCATGGTTTTGGTGATGCGTTCCATGTATCCCAACAAGGCGCTGAACTACGCCCTGGTGGCAGGCTCGGCCCTGGCCTTTGTCCTCATTTTCTCCCTGGCGCGGATGCAGGTGCCGGTGGGCAATGAGCAGTTCTTGCGTTCCATGATCCCGCACCACTCCAGCGCCATCTTGATGTGCGAACAATCCACCATCACCGACCCGGAAATCGTCAGCTTGTGTGAGCAGATCGTGGAAGCCCAGCGGGAAGAGATCGCGCAGATGAAGCAGATCCTGACCCGCTATTGA
- a CDS encoding ArsR/SmtB family transcription factor encodes MSMEENHQNTLTSRTLMVNVTQQDPVQLARVAKALSSLQRVRILEYLADKVANVSEIAQALDMPLATANLHLNSLEEAGLIRSERVAARRGQQKMCARLYDIVVIHFPKPQEHPRRQRFTVEMPVGAFVDHQVSPTCGIVTAQGLVGNLDDPLVFYEPERFDAQLIWFSHGYLEYRFPYRARPEQVPHRLQISMELCSEAAPHRRDWPSDIFLEINGVLVGTWTSPGDFGGERGRLTPEWWEDHNSQYGLLKTWRVDEEGSYIDGRYLSSVTIRDLKLGEQPFIRVRIGVKPDAANVGGMNLFGRQFGNYPQDIVLDLDFE; translated from the coding sequence ATGTCGATGGAGGAAAATCACCAGAACACCCTGACCAGCCGCACGTTGATGGTCAACGTGACCCAGCAGGATCCCGTCCAGTTGGCCCGGGTTGCCAAGGCACTCAGTTCTTTGCAGCGGGTGCGCATCCTGGAGTACCTGGCCGACAAGGTGGCCAACGTCTCCGAAATTGCCCAGGCCCTGGACATGCCCCTGGCCACCGCCAACCTGCACCTCAACAGCCTGGAGGAAGCCGGTTTGATCCGGAGCGAGCGGGTGGCCGCCCGCCGCGGGCAGCAGAAGATGTGTGCCCGCCTCTACGATATCGTGGTGATCCACTTCCCCAAGCCCCAGGAGCATCCCCGACGCCAGCGGTTTACCGTGGAGATGCCCGTGGGCGCCTTTGTGGATCACCAGGTCTCGCCCACCTGTGGCATCGTCACAGCCCAGGGGCTGGTGGGCAACCTGGACGATCCCCTGGTCTTCTACGAGCCGGAGCGCTTCGATGCACAGCTCATCTGGTTCAGCCATGGCTACCTGGAGTATCGCTTCCCCTACCGGGCCAGGCCGGAGCAGGTGCCCCATCGGTTGCAAATCAGCATGGAGCTCTGCTCCGAGGCAGCGCCCCATCGGCGGGACTGGCCCTCGGACATCTTCCTGGAGATCAACGGCGTGCTCGTCGGCACGTGGACGTCGCCCGGGGACTTCGGGGGGGAGCGCGGCCGTCTGACGCCGGAGTGGTGGGAAGATCACAACAGCCAATATGGGCTGTTGAAGACCTGGCGGGTGGATGAGGAGGGATCTTACATTGATGGTCGTTACCTGTCTTCAGTGACCATCCGGGATCTCAAGCTGGGGGAGCAACCCTTCATCCGGGTGCGCATCGGCGTCAAGCCGGATGCGGCCAACGTGGGGGGGATGAATCTCTTTGGCCGCCAGTTTGGCAACTACCCCCAGGACATCGTGCTCGACCTGGACTTTGAGTAG
- a CDS encoding GlsB/YeaQ/YmgE family stress response membrane protein, protein MGLWSLIVWIVIGAVAGWIAGELMRGHGFGFLGNLVVGILGAILGGWMFSLLGLTAYGFIGSLITATVGAIVLLFIVGLMRRTAV, encoded by the coding sequence ATGGGTCTTTGGAGCCTTATCGTCTGGATTGTGATCGGTGCCGTGGCCGGCTGGATCGCCGGTGAGCTGATGCGAGGCCATGGCTTTGGCTTCCTGGGCAACCTGGTGGTCGGCATCCTGGGTGCCATCCTGGGTGGTTGGATGTTCAGCTTGCTGGGCCTGACCGCCTACGGGTTCATCGGATCCCTCATCACGGCCACTGTCGGTGCCATCGTCCTGCTCTTCATCGTCGGTCTGATGCGGCGGACGGCCGTCTGA
- a CDS encoding ABC transporter substrate-binding protein — MRLQPFRFLTLFLVVALLVAACGAPPTQPPPAQEPAAEGAAEAPAAEAEAPAAEAEPTPIVAQAGEGDTQLIYWNGLTGSDGVTMVQMVEAFTQEHPEVSVRVEMMPWGTYFDKLLTSLVSGNPPDLFLLHEFEIPQFASQGVLRETSDFYDGYGGPIPEDDIVEKTLASLEYQGNRYGVPLDIHGWGFWYNKDLFEAAGLDPDVCPTDGVELLDFARKLTVDANGNTAESPNFDPENVAQWGVHVSWFKPTILSTLWQFGGDWTDRQGKATLNSEAGIQAVQFWYDLIYKEHVAPQPAGFDAWQSFAGGQLAMTPEGSWFLNFVNENGVNWGVCPFPKIGNEQVTWTSSHVIYTPKTLPDEKLEAAKQLIAYLSDSGLFWATSGQPPARKSQLEALTLEEYPSAKVLGESFLSFGRYDYAHECIQEVIDSAYMPELDAIFNNVKSVEQGLDDANSRIQDILDRCGP; from the coding sequence ATGCGACTGCAGCCATTTCGTTTCCTGACCCTCTTCCTGGTGGTGGCGCTGCTGGTGGCCGCCTGTGGCGCGCCGCCCACTCAGCCGCCCCCGGCCCAGGAACCTGCCGCGGAAGGCGCGGCCGAGGCGCCGGCAGCGGAGGCGGAAGCCCCCGCCGCCGAGGCAGAACCCACCCCCATCGTGGCCCAGGCCGGTGAAGGGGACACCCAGCTCATCTACTGGAACGGCCTCACCGGCAGCGACGGCGTCACCATGGTCCAGATGGTGGAGGCCTTCACCCAGGAGCACCCCGAGGTCTCCGTGCGGGTGGAGATGATGCCCTGGGGCACCTACTTTGACAAGCTGCTCACGTCCCTGGTCTCGGGCAATCCGCCAGACCTCTTCCTGCTCCACGAGTTTGAGATCCCCCAATTCGCCAGCCAGGGGGTGCTGCGGGAAACCTCCGACTTCTACGACGGCTACGGCGGCCCCATCCCCGAGGATGACATCGTGGAAAAGACCCTGGCGAGCCTGGAATACCAGGGCAACCGCTACGGCGTCCCGCTGGACATCCACGGCTGGGGCTTCTGGTACAACAAGGATCTCTTCGAGGCCGCCGGCCTGGATCCCGACGTCTGCCCCACCGACGGGGTAGAGCTGTTGGACTTCGCCCGTAAGCTGACGGTGGACGCCAACGGCAACACCGCGGAGAGCCCCAATTTCGACCCGGAGAACGTGGCCCAGTGGGGCGTCCATGTCTCCTGGTTCAAGCCCACCATCCTCAGTACCCTGTGGCAGTTCGGCGGCGACTGGACCGATCGGCAAGGCAAGGCCACCCTCAACAGCGAAGCCGGCATCCAGGCCGTCCAGTTCTGGTATGACCTGATTTACAAGGAGCACGTGGCGCCCCAGCCGGCCGGTTTCGATGCCTGGCAGAGCTTCGCCGGCGGTCAACTGGCCATGACGCCGGAAGGTAGCTGGTTCTTGAACTTCGTCAACGAGAACGGGGTCAATTGGGGAGTCTGCCCCTTCCCCAAGATCGGCAACGAGCAGGTCACCTGGACCAGCTCCCACGTCATCTACACGCCCAAGACCCTCCCGGACGAGAAGCTGGAGGCGGCCAAGCAGCTGATCGCCTACCTGTCCGACAGCGGCCTGTTCTGGGCCACCTCCGGGCAACCCCCGGCCCGCAAGTCCCAGCTGGAAGCCCTCACCCTGGAGGAGTACCCCTCGGCCAAAGTCCTGGGCGAAAGCTTCCTCTCCTTCGGCCGCTATGACTATGCCCACGAGTGCATCCAGGAAGTCATCGACAGCGCCTACATGCCGGAGCTGGATGCCATCTTCAACAATGTGAAGAGCGTGGAACAGGGGCTGGATGATGCCAACAGCCGGATTCAGGATATCCTGGATCGCTGCGGTCCGTAA